The proteins below come from a single Notamacropus eugenii isolate mMacEug1 chromosome 7, mMacEug1.pri_v2, whole genome shotgun sequence genomic window:
- the PIGY gene encoding phosphatidylinositol N-acetylglucosaminyltransferase subunit Y, with product MQSKKMFLSLPTLTVLVPLISLAGLFYSASVDENFPHGCTSTSSLCFYSLLLPITIPVYVFFHLWTWMGIKLFRHN from the coding sequence ATGCAGTCAAAGAAaatgtttctgtctctccccacGCTGACTGTCCTTGTTCCCCTGATCTCTTTGGCTGGACTGTTTTACTCCGCCTCTGTAGATGAAAACTTTCCGCATGGCTGCACCAGCACCAGCAGCCTTTGCTTTTACAGTCTTCTCTTGCCGATCACCATACCAGTGTATGTGTTTTTCCACCTCTGGACTTGGATGGGCATAAAACTCTTTAGACACAATTAA